GATCAAATCATCATGTCAACCTTGATTGACAATGGTGTCTGGCGCAAGTTCATCGATAATGATATGATTATCAGTGTCGTCTGGCACATCAACAACCTCTTCTACCCCTACTGTAGATTGGCGTTGACGTTTCGCAATTGGTCTGATCAGATTGTTGTATACATGATCTGCATTCTTAGCTAATTCGATTTGCCTGACACCAAAACTTGTTGGACTGATATCAACAATGTCTGCCTTCCTCTTAGTTGGCtgccaaaaacaaaaataaaaaagctTCGGTGAAAGCTAACATGCAAAAAGTCATGTAAAACTGAACCAAAAATAGCTCCACATATGCGAAAAAAGATAGATTGAAGATTTCCTGCCTAACTAGTTTTAGATTTTAGGACTGTCCAGCTACAAAAATATGCTGACAAGAAAAAGTTGCTTGCTGATTAGCTGAGCTGTCGTGCTACGGTGAGCATGTAGAACACAGAAATGCTCAATAAAAGTACAAAGAAGACAAGACAAAAAGAATGACTAAATACAAAAGGTATAACAAGACGCACTCAGCTCCCTATATCCCTCGTAGCCTCATAACAAATAATAAAAAAGGGAGTAAAAAAATCTAAACACTAACCATAGAGGGGGAAAGATCGGCCACTGGGATTGGTGCTTGTTTTGTGCCAATGATTTGGCTGGTTTTTGAAAAATTCTTGTCTGCTAATGCCATGAGCTTAGGAGGGTTGTTGCTGGTGCCAATCTTGTAGTCCTATAGTGCATGGGATCTTAGATGAAAAAAACATAGTGACAAAAAAGGAAATGTGACAAACAAAAAAGATGCATAAAAGCTGACCTCCTCACTGAACAACTTTATACGGCCTATTGGTGACATGTGGTTAATCATTTGGTAATTGCTTTGCCCTGCCTCAGGAGGTGCAATCTGACCTCCAACATCATTTTTTGTGCCGGTTAGACTGGTGGAGCGTGTGAAAGTGCCCTGGCCGTTTTGCACACTAAACTGCAGAAAAGAGTTGCGCTCCTTCAACCCTACTGGGAATGTGTTAATCAAAGAAAACTCCTGCTCATGATGCATTGTGTTGAACATTCTAGCCCTGACCTTCACTACTCCCACTTCAGGCACTTGGATGGggaaaaacagaaaatagaaaattaaAACTTGACTGTACAATTCATAGAAAAGACTAAACTTAAgaaccaaagaaaaagaaaaaatagattTACCTTTTTCATTGCTGTGTTCAACAATTTTAGTAATCACACAATCTGGGGTTGCTGCagaaaaacacacaaaaaacagatgtAAAAAGGCACTACTAAAAACAAGGAAGAGAACACAGAAAAAGGTgggaaataaaaaaagaaacatgGAGGAAAAGTTGCACGAATGAACCTAAAGCATCGTGTGAGCTCTTATGAACTACCGACAAACTGTTCTCATCAATAGGTTGCAATGGAAGCTTGTTGTTCCTCGTTCCGATGACTGAAGGCTTAGTAGGTGCAAATGATGAAACTATGTTTTCATTGATCTTGACAGTTGTGCGGTTGATGCCGCTCTTAACGTGCTTGAGGTTCTCATTCACTTTGCTACATTCACCATACTCTGCTTCCAACCAAGAAAAAGCACATATACTCACATAAGCAATAAAAACACATTTATTCGAAGACCACAAAAACTAAAAATAACTTGACAAAATGGTCAAAATAACTTTGAATTAAAAAAACAGAGCAAGTATCCGATGAGATTCTCAAGTAAAAAGGAGCCTCATCACACACCAAAAATGCATACCGTGTGAACTTTTCTGTTGAGTTCTATCATCCTTGCTCATTATGCCCATGTTTTGTTTTGCTACTGGTCCTAGTTTTGAAGAGGTGTCCCGACCACTAACGACGAAAAGAGATGATAGTCTGGATCCAGATAGAAACTTCAACACATTTGATGTTATTGCTTCCTGAACATTTTGCAAACCAGACTCCTTTATGTTGTCGCAGTCTGCGCTGTCAATGATGCCCTGAATGATCTGACAAAGAACAAAAATATGAATAACAGAAAAAGAACAACACTGAAATGACAAGAAAACCTGAAAAAAAATTAAGATGAAAGATACAAACATAGTGAGGCAAGACTAAAACCTGCGTATGTAGAATATTAGCATAAGATGACATCATCTCCTCTTTGAAAGATACTGATATTGATCCTTGTTGAATAATTCCATGAGGAGCACCAATTTCAGTTGCAAACACATGCTGCCATAAAAAGATAATTGATGCGGAAAAAAGGGAAAATAGTCAAAAATAATGACTAACtacagaaaaaagaagaaagagatgCATGTGCCTAACTCTCTTTTGAACTacagaagaaaaattgctcaacacAAAAATGAAAAACGTCTAACACACCTCCTTTTTGAACGGTCTCCTTCCAAATAAGTTGCGCTTCTTCCGGTCAAGTTCCGAGAAATGTTTAATCAAATTACCCTTCCATGCAAGAATCCGTGGGACGCCTTGCTCGACCACCCTTATACCAAAGTCAAGCTTGTCCAAATACAACACCTTAAAAAGACACCCAAAAAAACTTAGAGAAGGAAAAGGAACAAAACAATCGACGAGGGTATGTGTGACAAAAAAACCAAAAAGAACAAAAGAGATACTGTACACTTACAGCCAAGCAATATATGCAGAAATCAAACGCTTTTGGTTTTCTGCCGGTTTCCCTACCAAACAACACATATTGGTTGATGCCGGCCAAAATCCATTCGTAGACAAGAAGACACATGTCGAATCCCCTTGTGATAGTAGGATCCTCCAGAAGGAATAGGATGTCCGTGTGTATATGATCATTTGCAGAAGGGAATAAAAAGCATGACATAACAATCACCGTGAAACATATGAAGATGTCTTCATCACTAAGATCTTCTGATGATGTGAGCAAATTTCCAAAGAAAGTGACATTTGGAATTTCTGAAAGATTGAACCTAGACATAATGAAACTCCTCCCTCTCTCCTTATTGGGCATCGCTATAATGCCGCTGTTCGGCAGACCCAACACAAGATGGACAGACTCCTTAGAAAGAGAGATGATCTTCTGATCATCAATAATGATTTGGGAAGAT
This portion of the Triticum dicoccoides isolate Atlit2015 ecotype Zavitan chromosome 7A, WEW_v2.0, whole genome shotgun sequence genome encodes:
- the LOC119330329 gene encoding uncharacterized protein LOC119330329 isoform X2 — its product is MARGESSAWRACKREACSTGPAAGTLGVGLERISAELPRRVRHQQAPIVGGDSIHRRRRGARCADYAGYRPSSVGYDDSYDPDNEMSNNDSLEESSTSSDDESVSRRKKMLEDALFGFFKKEALKSLKREFLVFCHNANIKVENKRLKATGLGRDVYSVYATKYFAEILKRMAIGRKDVISKYGFEHLLKFEKTELPSHFTRWIVGCVDTISSQIIIDDQKIISLSKESVHLVLGLPNSGIIAMPNKERGRSFIMSRFNLSEIPNVTFFGNLLTSSEDLSDEDIFICFTVIVMSCFLFPSANDHIHTDILFLLEDPTITRGFDMCLLVYEWILAGINQYVLFGRETGRKPKAFDFCIYCLAVLYLDKLDFGIRVVEQGVPRILAWKGNLIKHFSELDRKKRNLFGRRPFKKEHVFATEIGAPHGIIQQGSISVSFKEEMMSSYANILHTQIIQGIIDSADCDNIKESGLQNVQEAITSNVLKFLSGSRLSSLFVVSGRDTSSKLGPVAKQNMGIMSKDDRTQQKSSHEYGECSKVNENLKHVKSGINRTTVKINENIVSSFAPTKPSVIGTRNNKLPLQPIDENSLSVVHKSSHDALATPDCVITKIVEHSNEKVPEVGVVKFSVQNGQGTFTRSTSLTGTKNDVGGQIAPPEAGQSNYQMINHMSPIGRIKLFSEEDYKIGTSNNPPKLMALADKNFSKTSQIIGTKQAPIPVADLSPSMPTKRKADIVDISPTSFGVRQIELAKNADHVYNNLIRPIAKRQRQSTVGVEEVVDVPDDTDNHIIIDELAPDTIVNQG
- the LOC119330329 gene encoding uncharacterized protein LOC119330329 isoform X3; the encoded protein is MARGESSAWRACKREACSTGPAAGTLGVGLERISAELPRRVRHQQAPIVGGDSIHRRRRGARCADYAGYRPSSVGYDDSYDPDNEMSNNDSLEESSTSSDDESVSRRKKMLEDALFGFFKKEALKSLKREFLVFCHNANIKVENKRLKATGLGRDVYSVYATKYFAEILKRMAIGRKDVISKYGFEHLLKFEKTELPSHFTRWIVGCVDTISSQIIIDDQKIISLSKESVHLVLGLPNSGIIAMPNKERGRSFIMSRFNLSEIPNVTFFGNLLTSSEDLSDEDIFICFTVIVMSCFLFPSANDHIHTDILFLLEDPTITRGFDMCLLVYEWILAGINQYVLFGRETGRKPKAFDFCIYCLAVLYLDKLDFGIRVVEQGVPRILAWKGNLIKHFSELDRKKRNLFGRRPFKKEHVFATEIGAPHGIIQQGSISVSFKEEMMSSYANILHTQIIQGIIDSADCDNIKESGLQNVQEAITSNVLKFLSGSRLSSLFVVSGRDTSSKLGPVAKQNMGIMSKDDRTQQKSSHEYGECSKVNENLKHVKSGINRTTVKINENIVSSFAPTKPSVIGTRNNKLPLQPIDENSLSVVHKSSHDALATPDCVITKIVEHSNEKVPEVGVVKVRARMFNTMHHEQEFSLINTFPVGLKERNSFLQFSVQNGQGTFTRSTSLTGTKNDVGGQIAPPEAGQSNYQMINHMSPIGRIKLFSEEPTKRKADIVDISPTSFGVRQIELAKNADHVYNNLIRPIAKRQRQSTVGVEEVVDVPDDTDNHIIIDELAPDTIVNQG
- the LOC119330329 gene encoding uncharacterized protein LOC119330329 isoform X1, translated to MARGESSAWRACKREACSTGPAAGTLGVGLERISAELPRRVRHQQAPIVGGDSIHRRRRGARCADYAGYRPSSVGYDDSYDPDNEMSNNDSLEESSTSSDDESVSRRKKMLEDALFGFFKKEALKSLKREFLVFCHNANIKVENKRLKATGLGRDVYSVYATKYFAEILKRMAIGRKDVISKYGFEHLLKFEKTELPSHFTRWIVGCVDTISSQIIIDDQKIISLSKESVHLVLGLPNSGIIAMPNKERGRSFIMSRFNLSEIPNVTFFGNLLTSSEDLSDEDIFICFTVIVMSCFLFPSANDHIHTDILFLLEDPTITRGFDMCLLVYEWILAGINQYVLFGRETGRKPKAFDFCIYCLAVLYLDKLDFGIRVVEQGVPRILAWKGNLIKHFSELDRKKRNLFGRRPFKKEHVFATEIGAPHGIIQQGSISVSFKEEMMSSYANILHTQIIQGIIDSADCDNIKESGLQNVQEAITSNVLKFLSGSRLSSLFVVSGRDTSSKLGPVAKQNMGIMSKDDRTQQKSSHEYGECSKVNENLKHVKSGINRTTVKINENIVSSFAPTKPSVIGTRNNKLPLQPIDENSLSVVHKSSHDALATPDCVITKIVEHSNEKVPEVGVVKVRARMFNTMHHEQEFSLINTFPVGLKERNSFLQFSVQNGQGTFTRSTSLTGTKNDVGGQIAPPEAGQSNYQMINHMSPIGRIKLFSEEDYKIGTSNNPPKLMALADKNFSKTSQIIGTKQAPIPVADLSPSMPTKRKADIVDISPTSFGVRQIELAKNADHVYNNLIRPIAKRQRQSTVGVEEVVDVPDDTDNHIIIDELAPDTIVNQG
- the LOC119330329 gene encoding uncharacterized protein LOC119330329 isoform X4 codes for the protein MARGESSAWRACKREACSTGPAAGTLGVGLERISAELPRRVRHQQAPIVGGDSIHRRRRGARCADYAGYRPSSVGYDDSYDPDNEMSNNDSLEESSTSSDDESVSRRKKMLEDALFGFFKKEALKSLKREFLVFCHNANIKVENKRLKATGLGRDVYSVYATKYFAEILKRMAIGRKDVISKYGFEHLLKFEKTELPSHFTRWIVGCVDTISSQIIIDDQKIISLSKESVHLVLGLPNSGIIAMPNKERGRSFIMSRFNLSEIPNVTFFGNLLTSSEDLSDEDIFICFTVIVMSCFLFPSANDHIHTDILFLLEDPTITRGFDMCLLVYEWILAGINQYVLFGRETGRKPKAFDFCIYCLAVLYLDKLDFGIRVVEQGVPRILAWKGNLIKHFSELDRKKRNLFGRRPFKKEHVFATEIGAPHGIIQQGSISVSFKEEMMSSYANILHTQIIQGIIDSADCDNIKESGLQNVQEAITSNVLKFLSGSRLSSLFVVSGRDTSSKLGPVAKQNMGIMSKDDRTQQKSSHEYGECSKVNENLKHVKSGINRTTVKINENIVSSFAPTKPSVIGTRNNKLPLQPIDENSLSVVHKSSHDALATPDCVITKIVEHSNEKAN
- the LOC119330329 gene encoding uncharacterized protein LOC119330329 isoform X5; the encoded protein is MARGESSAWRACKREACSTGPAAGTLGVGLERISAELPRRVRHQQAPIVGGDSIHRRRRGARCADYAGYRPSSVGYDDSYDPDNEMSNNDSLEESSTSSDDESVSRRKKMLEDALFGFFKKEALKSLKREFLVFCHNANIKVENKRLKATGLGRDVYSVYATKYFAEILKRMAIGRKDVISKYGFEHLLKFEKTELPSHFTRWIVGCVDTISSQIIIDDQKIISLSKESVHLVLGLPNSGIIAMPNKERGRSFIMSRFNLSEIPNVTFFGNLLTSSEDLSDEDIFICFTVIVMSCFLFPSANDHIHTDILFLLEDPTITRGFDMCLLVYEWILAGINQYVLFGRETGRKPKAFDFCIYCLAVLYLDKLDFGIRVVEQGVPRILAWKGNLIKHFSELDRKKRNLFGRRPFKKEHVFATEIGAPHGIIQQGSISVSFKEEMMSSYANILHTQIIQGIIDSADCDNIKESGLQNVQEAITSNVLKFLSGSRLSSLFVVSGRDTSSKLGPVAKQNMGIMSKDDRTQQKSSHEYGECSKVNENLKHVKSGINRTTVKINENIVSSFAPTKPSVIGTRNNKLPLQPIDENSLSVVHKSSHDALATPDCVITKIVEHSNEKV